The following proteins are encoded in a genomic region of Mycobacteriales bacterium:
- a CDS encoding recombinase family protein has product MTATLGAVAIYARISQDRDGDGLGVRRQLTDCREEANRRGWTIAEEYVDDDISAYSGRQRPAYRRMLDDIKNQLRDGVIVWHLDRLHRRPIELEEFVQTCTTANVSSVVTLHGDFNLGSGDGLLVARLLSAVAANESDSKRRRGRRKALEVAQAGKPNMGGPRAFGYKDDKVTVEKGEAEVLRSLAERALAGESLPSLCRWLHESDVRTVSGKPWRTPVLRQLLLNPRYSGLRTSHGEVIGQAVWPAIFPEGVGERLRAMLTDPTRRTNRAARSYLLSGMCRCSRCGTKMYSMMRYDTRRYLCRSGHDFGGCGRMAINAGPLEELITGTVLYRLDTTELSAALEGRATSAADNTTLQESIDADVAQLEELTQLYATRTITAVEWIQAKRPIEGRLNESRRRLAHAARASVVSDYIGNGDALRRQWAALNLDRQRAIVRAILDHVVISPARPGIHYVDPGRVTPVWRL; this is encoded by the coding sequence GTGACAGCCACGCTCGGAGCAGTCGCGATCTACGCGCGGATCTCGCAGGACCGCGACGGCGACGGCCTTGGTGTCCGTCGCCAGCTCACCGATTGCCGAGAGGAGGCGAACAGGCGCGGCTGGACCATCGCGGAGGAGTACGTCGACGATGACATCAGTGCGTACAGCGGCAGGCAGAGACCCGCCTATCGCCGGATGCTCGATGACATCAAGAACCAGTTGCGCGACGGAGTCATCGTCTGGCATCTGGACCGACTACACCGCCGACCGATCGAGCTCGAGGAGTTCGTTCAAACCTGCACGACGGCGAACGTCTCGAGCGTGGTGACCCTCCACGGCGACTTCAACCTCGGGTCCGGAGATGGTCTGCTGGTTGCTCGTCTGCTCTCCGCCGTAGCGGCGAACGAAAGCGATTCCAAGAGGCGACGGGGAAGACGCAAGGCGCTGGAGGTCGCGCAGGCAGGTAAGCCAAACATGGGAGGGCCACGGGCATTCGGCTACAAGGACGACAAGGTCACCGTCGAAAAGGGCGAGGCCGAGGTCCTGCGGTCTTTGGCCGAGCGTGCCTTGGCCGGCGAAAGCCTGCCGTCATTGTGCCGCTGGTTGCATGAGAGCGATGTACGGACGGTCAGCGGCAAACCGTGGCGAACGCCCGTACTGCGACAGCTTCTCCTCAACCCCCGATACTCAGGCCTTCGGACCAGTCACGGTGAAGTCATCGGGCAAGCCGTGTGGCCGGCGATCTTCCCAGAGGGCGTGGGCGAGCGACTGCGTGCGATGCTTACGGACCCCACCCGACGGACCAACCGGGCGGCGCGCAGTTATCTGCTTTCGGGCATGTGCCGGTGCTCTCGTTGCGGCACCAAGATGTACTCGATGATGCGATACGACACCCGGCGATACCTTTGCAGGTCCGGTCACGACTTCGGCGGGTGCGGCCGGATGGCCATCAACGCCGGGCCACTCGAAGAGCTCATAACCGGAACCGTCCTCTACCGCCTCGACACCACTGAACTCAGCGCGGCGCTGGAAGGGCGTGCGACAAGCGCCGCCGACAACACCACACTTCAAGAGTCGATTGACGCCGACGTCGCCCAGCTGGAAGAACTCACCCAGCTGTACGCCACGCGGACTATCACCGCAGTTGAGTGGATCCAGGCCAAGCGCCCAATCGAAGGACGGTTGAACGAATCTCGCCGCCGGCTGGCGCACGCCGCCAGAGCGAGCGTCGTGAGCGACTACATCGGCAACGGCGACGCCCTACGACGCCAATGGGCGGCACTCAACCTCGACCGACAGCGTGCCATCGTCCGCGCCATCCTGGACCACGTCGTCATCAGCCCCGCACGACCCGGCATCCACTATGTCGACCCCGGCAGAGTCACCCCGGTCTGGCGGTTGTGA